Proteins encoded within one genomic window of Felis catus isolate Fca126 chromosome C1, F.catus_Fca126_mat1.0, whole genome shotgun sequence:
- the CC1H1orf50 gene encoding uncharacterized protein C1orf50 homolog: MLFPLAPRLGTQGGLAVVMGDAEAPGQSGGVPADQGVQPATGRGGALVEFTPTPGGLALVSPYHTHRAGDPLDLVALAEQVQKADEFIRANATNKLTVIAEQIQHLQEQARKVLEDARRDADLHHVACNIVKKPGNIYYLYKRESGQQYFSIISPKEWGTNCPHDFLGAYKLQHDLSWTPYEDIEKHDAKISIVDRLLSQPAALPPSTEPAFQGLTD, from the exons ATGCTCTTCCCTCTCGCGCCGCGGTTGGGGACGCAGGGAGGTCTGGCTGTTGTCATGGGGGACGCCGAGGCGCCGGGGCAGTCGGGGGGAGTCCCCGCAGACCAAGGCGTTCAGCCGGCTACAGGTCGGGGAG GAGCCCTGGTGGAGTTCACCCCGACCCCCGGAGGCCTGGCCCTAGTGAGCCCCTACCACACCCACCGGGCCGGGGACCCCTTAGACCTCGTGGCGCTCGCAGAGCAGGTGCAGAAG GCTGACGAATTCATCCGAGCAAATGCCACCAACAAACTAACAGTCATAGCTGAGCAAATCCAACATTTACAAGAACAAGCCAGGAAG GTACTGGAAGATGCTCGCAGAGATGCCGACTTGCACCATGTAGCTTGTAATATAGTAAAAAAACCTGGCAACATTTATTACCTTTATAAACGGGAGAGTGGTCAGcagtatttttctattatttctccaAAG GAATGGGGGACAAATTGTCCACATGACTTCCTTGGCGCCTACAAGCTCCAGCATGACTTATCCTGGACTCCGTATGAGGATATTGAGAAGCATGATGCTAAAATCAGCATAGTGGACAGGTTGCTAAGCCAGCCAGCGGCCCTGCCTCCAAGCACTGAGCCCGCCTTCCAGGGACTGACTGACTGA